CCCGCCAGCCGGATGCGCACATCGTCGTGCGCGCCGCACACCACCTGGTACGTGAGCGCGCGCAGCGCGTCCTGCACCGGGTGCGAGGAGTACTTGCGGCCGATGAGGCGCTTGGCCGCGGACACCGTCTCCTGCGGATTGGTGATGGCCTGGCGCTTGGCGATGCCACCCACCAGGCGCTTGCCGTTCTTCGACACCGCCACCACGGACGGCGTGAGGGGCTGGCCGGTGCGGTTCTTGATGATGAGGGGCTGACCGTCCTGCACCGTGGCGACGAGGCTGTTCGTCGTCCCCAGGTCGATGCCAATCAGCGGTTCGGGCTCAGCAGCCATGGGGACGCATGCACCTCATCACGTGAACGTCCAGCGCAGCTTCTTGAGGGCGGCGCGAGCGTCGGCGTTGTCGGGGTCCAGGCGCACGACCTCCTCGAAGTGGTGCTTGGCCTGCTTCTTCTGCCCCGCCACCAGGAGCACGTGGGCCAGCAGCAGCTGGTAGTCCGCGCGCCCCGGCTTCAGCTCCACCGCGCGCTGCGCGAGCTTCATCACCTCTTGCGCGTCCTGCGCCAGCTCCCGGCCCACGCGCGCCGCCTGGAAGGCCGCCTCCGGGTTGTCCCCGTTGAGCGACACGGCCAGCCGGTAGGCCGCCTGTGCCCCGGCGAAGTCGCCGCGCATCTCCAGCTCCTGGCCGCGCTCCACCTCCGCCTGCGCGCGCGTCAGGTCGTGCTTGCGGCGCGCCTCCACCAGCAGCTGCGCGACCTCGCGGTTCTTCGGGTCCAGGCCCAGCACGTGGTTGAAGTCCTGGTAGGCCCGCTCGAAGTCCCCGCGCGCGGTGGCCGCCCTGCCCCGGGCGATGAGCTCCGTGAGCTTGTGGCTGCGCGCCATGTACGGGTGGCGAGCGAAGCGGGCCTGGCGCTCGGCGCGGCGGGCCTCGGACTCCGCGTCGTCCGGGGGCGAGGCGGCGGGAGGCGGCACCGTGGCGAACGACCCCGAGGGCGGGCGCGCCCCCGAAACGGAGGGGGGCATCATCGCCGCGAAGTTGCTGCCGGACACCGTCCGCGGGGGCGCGGCGGCCGGCGGAGGCGTCGTCGGGACGCGAGCGGCCGGGGCCGGGGGCGCGTCGGGGGCGCGCGTCGGCTCCTGGCGGCTGAGGGCGTTGTGGGCGTCCGTGAGGCGCTTGAAGATGCGCTCCAGCCGGGCGCGGAAGCTGCCCAGGTTCTTGCCGAAGTAGCGGTCCGGGTGGAAGCGGCGGGACGCGTTGTAATACGCCTGCTTCACCTCCTGGGGACTCGCGCCCCGGGCCACGCCCAGCACCGCGTGGTGGTCCATCCGCTCCAGCGAGCGCTCCATCTCGATGATGTCTCGCTTCTGGTCGGGATCCAGGTCCACCTCCTCCGCCATGGAGGCATCCACCGCCGGGGCAGCGGACGGGGCGCGCTGCACCACCCGGGCGGGCACGATGGCCCCCTTGGCGCGCAGCGCCAGCAGCACGGCGATGGTGCGTGCCTCGCCCAGCGAGGAGCGGGACAGCACGGCGTCGATGCGTTCGACGCGGCCCACCAATGCCAGCACGGAGCCCTCCTCGGGGCTGAGCTGGAGACGGGCCGGGTCCAGGTGGGGCACCGTGGCGATGTGGTCGGTCCTGCCCCCCAGGCCGACGATGGGGATGGGCGCGCTCAAGGTGTCAGTTCCGCAGGCTGGCGAATCCCCAAGTGTAGGTGTCCGGGAAGCAGGGCGTCAAACCTCCCGGCACCGCCAAACCGCTCCCCCTTCTACAGCGTGGAGAGGACACGCTGGAGGATGCCCAGCGCTTCGTCCAGTTCGTTCCGGGTGATGATGAGGGGCGGGGCGAACCGGAGCGTCACGTCCCCGGCGGAGTTCACCAGCAGCCCGTCATCGCGCAGCTTCGCGATGACGGGGGCGACCTCCCGGTCCAGCTCCACGCCCAAGAGCAGCCCCTGCCCGCGCACGGCCTTGATGCGGCCTTCCGGCAGCGCGGCCTGGAGCGCGCGTGCGCCAGCGAGGAAGTGCTCCCCCTTGGCCTGCACCTCTTCCAGGAATCCGGGCTGACGCATCAGGCGCAGCACCACGTTGCCCGCGGCGGCGGACACCAGGTTGCCGCCGAAGGTGGAGCCGTGGGTGCCCGCGGAGAGGCTGACCGCCAGCTCCTCGCGGCAGAGCATGGCGCCCATGGGCAGCCCGTTGCCCAGCGCCTTGGCGATGCTGATGGCGTCCGGCCGGATGCCGTGGTGCATGAAGCCGAAGGGCTGGCCCGTGCGGCCCATGCCCGTCTGGACCTCGTCCACGAGCAGGAGCAGGCCCTTCTCGTCACAGAGGGCGCGCAGGCCCTGGAAGTAACCGGGGGGCGCCATGCGCACGCCGCCCTCGCCCTGGATGGGCTCCACCAGGATGGCGGCGGTGGACGGCCCCACGGCGCGGCGCACCGCCTCCAGGTCGCCGAACGGCAGGTGCCGGAAGCCCTGGGGCAGCGGCTCGAAGCCGGCGTGGTACTTCGGCTGGCCGGTGGCGGTGACGGTGGCCAGCGTGCGGCCGTGGAAGCTCTTCTCGAAGGTGAGGATCTCGAAGCGCTCGGGCTGTCCCCGGTCCTTCATCACCTTGCGGGTCAACTTGATGAGGGCCTCGTTGGCCTCCGCGCCGGAGTTGCAGAAGAACGCGCGCGGCAGGCCCGCCCACTCGGTGAGCTGCGCGGCCAGGTCAATCTGCGGCTGCGAGTAGAAGACGTTGGAGACGTGCCACAGCGTGTCCAGCTGCGCCTTGGCCGCCGCGACCACCTCCGGGTGGCAGTGGCCCAGGGCGCATACGGCGATGCCGCCAATGCAATCCAGGTACGCCTTGCCATCCGCGTCCCACACCCGCGTCCCCTGCCCGCGCACCAGGGCAATGGGTTGCTGCTTGTAGTTCTGCAGCAGGTGCTGCTTCGCCTTCTGGATGAGGTTCTCGTTACCAGGGGCGGATGCGGGGGACGGCGGCGTTTGCAAGGGGGTGTACCTCTCTCTTCCTGACGACGCGGTGTGGCGACGCGGCGGACCCTAGCGCGCTAGAGGATGTAGCGCGACAAGTCCTCGTCCTGGACGATGGCGGCCAGGCGCTCGCGCACATAAGCGGCGTCTACCTGGAAATCGCGAGGTCCCATTTCGCTGGCGGTGAACGACACGTCGTCCAGCAAGCGCTCCAGCACGGTGTGCAGCCGCCGGGCGCCGATGTTCTGCGTGCGCTCGTTGGCCTGCTGGGCGATGCGGGCGAGCTCCGCCACCGCGTCGTCCGTGAAGGACAGCCGCACGCCCTCCGTGGCGAGCAGCGCGGTGTACTGGCGCAAGAGCGAGTTCTTCGGCTCGCGAAGAATTCGCACCAGGTCGTCGCCGGACAGCGGCTCCAGCTCCACGCGGATGGGGAAGCGGCCCTGGAGCTCCGGGATGAGGTCCGCCGGCTTGGAGACGTGGAAGGCGCCCGCGGCGATGAAGAGCATGTGGTCCGTCTTCACCTGGCCGTACTTGGTGTTGACGGCCGAGCCCTCCACGATGGGAAGGATGTCGCGCTGCACGCCCTCGCGCGAGACGTCCGGGCCCCCGCCGCCCTTGCCGCCCTCTCGGCTGGCGATCTTGTCGATTTCGTCGATGAAGACGATGCCGCTGGACTCGGCGCGCGCCACGGCCTCGCGCTGGACGCGGTCCGGATCTACCAGCTTCTGCGCCTCTTCCGCGCGCAGCACCTGGAGCGCCTCCGGCACGCGCAGCTTGCGCTTCCGGGTGTTCTTCATGCCCGGCATGTTCTTGAACAGGTCCTGGAGGTTGACGCCGATCTCCTCCATGCCCTGGCCGCTGAAGTTGCGCATGAACGTGGGGGAGCTCTCGTTCGTCTCCACCTCCACGGTCTGATCATCCAGCGTGCCGGCGCGCAGCTGGGCGCGCAGCTTCTCCCGCTCGTTCTCGCCCAGCGGCGAGGGCGCGGGGGTCGGAGGAGGCGAGAATCCGAACGGCGGAGAGGACGGCGTGCGCGTCTGCCCGCCGTTCTTGATGAGCTCCATCAGCCGGTCCTCCGCCAGCTCCTCCGCGCGCGGCTTGACCTTCTCCGTCTCCTCCTCACGGACCAGCGCGATGGCGGCCTCGACGAGGTCGCGGATCATCGACTCGACGTCGCGGCCCACGTAGCCCACTTCGGTGAACTTGCTGGCCTCCACCTTGACGAAGGGGGCCTGGGACAGCTTCGCCAGGCGGCGGGCGATCTCCGTCTTCCCCACGCCGGTGGGGCCGATCATGATGATGTTCTTCGGGTAGATTTCATCCCGCAGGTCGTCCGTCACCTGCTGGCGGCGCCACCTGTTGCGCAGCGCGATGGCGACGGCGCGCTTGGCGTCGTTCTGCCCGACGATGTAACGGTCCAGCTCGCTGACGACCTCGCGAGGCGTGAAGGCGGACAACTTGCGCGACTCGGCCACGGGGCGGTCCTCTCAGAGCTCTTCGTAGGTGACGTTGGCGTTGGTGTAGACGCAGATGTCCGCGGCGATGGCCATGGCCTGCGTGCAGATGTCGCGGGCGGACAGCGGCGAGTGCGCCTGGAGGGCGCGCGCGGCGGCCAGGGCGTAGTGCCCCCCGCTGCCCACGGCGGCGATGCCGTGGTCCGGTTCAATGACGTCGCCGGCGCCGGACAGGATGAAGGTCTTCTCCTTGTCCGCGACGATGAGCAGCGCTTCCAGGCGGCGGAGGAAGCGGTCGGTGCGCCAGTCCTTGCCCAGCTCCACGCAGGCGCGGGCCAGGTTCTTCTGGTGTTCCTTGAGCTTGGCCTCGAAGCGCTCGAAGAGGGTGAAGGCGTCCGCGGTGCTGCCCGCGAAGCCGGCGAGCACCTGCCCCTCGCCGAGCTTGCGCACCTTGCGCGCCGTGTTCTTCATGATGGTCTTGTCGAGGCTGACCTGGCCGTCGCCCGCGATGACGACCTTCCCGTCGCGACGGACGCAGAGGATGGTGGTTCCGTGGAACATGACCGGAGGTTTAACAAGACCACCCGGCCCCTACCCACAAAAACCGCGCGGCTGTCCGCTCCCTCACCCTGCGCAAGGCGCTCAGGTCGCGGTCGCTTTCATCCAGCGGCCCACGAGCTTAATCAGGGCGGCCTTCTTCGCTTTCACCGTCTTCGCGTCCGGAAGCGTCACCACGCCCCGGTCCTTCGCCAGCCACTCCACCAGCCCGGAGCCGTCCTCGAAGGCGAAGCCCGCCGCGTCCTTCACCTTCGCGCCCCGGTGGAGGATGACCTGGAAGATGCCCTTGGGGGCCAGGCGGAACGTCACGCGGTCATCACCCGAGTGGACGAAGCTGGGGGCCTTCCACTTGATGCGCTCGGTGATGCTGGCGTCGGAGGCCAGGATGGCCGCGCGCACGGCTTCGATCTCAGCTTTCAGCGGGTGCTCGAGCTCCGCCATGAACTGTTCGACTTCGCCGCCCCGGTTCGCCATCTCCGGCTCCTTCCTTCCGCTGCGTCACGCGCGTGGGTGCGCGGAGTCGTAGACCTCTTGCAGCTGTTCGAAGGTCACGTGGGTGTACTTCTGCGTGGTGGACAGGCTCGCGTGGCCCAGCAACTCCTGGATGCTGCGGATGTCCGCGCCACCGCCCAAGAGGTGCGTGGCGAACGAGTGGCGCATCGCGTGCGGGCTCACCTTGCGCGCCAGGGCCAGCTTGAGGACGTACGCGTCCAGGTGCCTCGCGATGCTCCGAGCCGTCAGCCGGCCGCCCTTGAAGTTGAGGAAGAGCGCATCCGGATCCTGGCCCTCGCGCACCTCGGCCAGCAGCTCGCCGCGCCGCGCGAGGTAGGCCTCCAGGGACCGGATGGCCTTCGCGTTGAGCGGCACCAGCCGCTCCTTGCTGCCCTTGCCCATCACCCGGACGATGCGGCTGCTGCGCTCCACGCCCAGCAGGTCCAGGCCGCACAGCTCGCTGATGCGCAGGCCGCCGCCGTAGAGCATCTCCAGGATGGCCTTGTCGCGAAGCCCCAGCACCGTCTTCACGTCCGGCATGTCGAGGATGGCGAACACCTCCTCCACCGGCAGCACCTTGGGCAGCGACTTCGGCAGCTTGGGGCTCTTCACCAGCTTCGCGGGGCTGGCGGACAGCAGCTTCTGGCGCACCAGGTACTTGTAGAACGACTTGATGCTGGCCAGCCGCCGCGCGCGGCTCGACGGAGCGTGGTCCACCGCGAGCGTGCCCAGGTAGCCGCGGATGGCCGCGTGCGTGCCCGCGAGCAGCGACAGCTTCATCCGCTCCACGAGGTAGCGCTCATAGTCCACCAGGTCGATGAGGTAGTTGCGCACCGTGTGAGGGGACGCGCCCTTCTCGCCTTCGAGGTGGACCTTGAACTGCTCCAGCAGCGGGGACAGGGTCGACATGGTCGGGGAAGCCTAGGGGCCTCCCCGAGCCTCGCAAGATTCGTGTCGGTCCGCGAGCCCCGCCCTACTTCGCGGGCGCCGGAGCGGGGGCGACTGGCACCACGGGAATGGCCCCCGCCGGCAGCTCGGTGGGCACCAGCTTGGGCAAGAGCACGCGGCAGGCGTCCTCGGACAGCCAGTGGTACGTGCACAGCCACTCCGTGACGGGCACGCGCACCTGCCAGCCCAGCACGAAGAGGATGACCAGCGTGAGCCCGATGCGGGCCCCCACCGACATGCTCTCGGTCTCGTCGTCGTCCTGCGTGTGGCGCAGCGCCCCGCGCACCAGGTCCGCGTGGTCCACGCGCGCCCCCTTGGGCAACTTAGGCTTGCGGGTGATGAGCGTCGCCACGCCGCGCGTGAGCATCAGCCGGTCGTTGAGCGCCCAGCCGGAGCCCTCCAGCAGCAACGCCAGGTTGCGCCGGCGCAGCTTCAGCCACCCGAGCAGTCCCGCGGGCGCCATCACCACGATGGCCAGGATGGTCGCCGCGGTGATGACGTCCACCAGCGTGAGCGACTTCACCTGCGTGAGGATGAACGCCAGCGAAGAGCCCAGCGCCGCGAACGCGATGCCGCCCGCCGCGAGCACCCCCGCGATGCCGCCTCCCGAGGGAGCCGCCGCGGGCGCAGCGGCCGCCGGGGCTGGAGCCGCCGTGGGTGGAGGCGCGGTCACCGTCTGCTTGTAGCCGGACTCCAGCGATGAATCGAAGTCCTTCTCCCCGGACGCGGCCAGCCCCTCCACCTTGCTGGTGATGAACGCGCCAATGCGCATGAACGGCATGGTCATCGACTCCCAGAGCGACACGGGCTGGCGGATGACCTGCGTGACGATGGCGTCGCTCTCCTTGCCGTCCACGTC
The sequence above is drawn from the Corallococcus exiguus genome and encodes:
- a CDS encoding tetratricopeptide repeat protein — encoded protein: MSAPIPIVGLGGRTDHIATVPHLDPARLQLSPEEGSVLALVGRVERIDAVLSRSSLGEARTIAVLLALRAKGAIVPARVVQRAPSAAPAVDASMAEEVDLDPDQKRDIIEMERSLERMDHHAVLGVARGASPQEVKQAYYNASRRFHPDRYFGKNLGSFRARLERIFKRLTDAHNALSRQEPTRAPDAPPAPAARVPTTPPPAAAPPRTVSGSNFAAMMPPSVSGARPPSGSFATVPPPAASPPDDAESEARRAERQARFARHPYMARSHKLTELIARGRAATARGDFERAYQDFNHVLGLDPKNREVAQLLVEARRKHDLTRAQAEVERGQELEMRGDFAGAQAAYRLAVSLNGDNPEAAFQAARVGRELAQDAQEVMKLAQRAVELKPGRADYQLLLAHVLLVAGQKKQAKHHFEEVVRLDPDNADARAALKKLRWTFT
- a CDS encoding aspartate aminotransferase family protein; this translates as MQTPPSPASAPGNENLIQKAKQHLLQNYKQQPIALVRGQGTRVWDADGKAYLDCIGGIAVCALGHCHPEVVAAAKAQLDTLWHVSNVFYSQPQIDLAAQLTEWAGLPRAFFCNSGAEANEALIKLTRKVMKDRGQPERFEILTFEKSFHGRTLATVTATGQPKYHAGFEPLPQGFRHLPFGDLEAVRRAVGPSTAAILVEPIQGEGGVRMAPPGYFQGLRALCDEKGLLLLVDEVQTGMGRTGQPFGFMHHGIRPDAISIAKALGNGLPMGAMLCREELAVSLSAGTHGSTFGGNLVSAAAGNVVLRLMRQPGFLEEVQAKGEHFLAGARALQAALPEGRIKAVRGQGLLLGVELDREVAPVIAKLRDDGLLVNSAGDVTLRFAPPLIITRNELDEALGILQRVLSTL
- the hslU gene encoding ATP-dependent protease ATPase subunit HslU, producing MAESRKLSAFTPREVVSELDRYIVGQNDAKRAVAIALRNRWRRQQVTDDLRDEIYPKNIIMIGPTGVGKTEIARRLAKLSQAPFVKVEASKFTEVGYVGRDVESMIRDLVEAAIALVREEETEKVKPRAEELAEDRLMELIKNGGQTRTPSSPPFGFSPPPTPAPSPLGENEREKLRAQLRAGTLDDQTVEVETNESSPTFMRNFSGQGMEEIGVNLQDLFKNMPGMKNTRKRKLRVPEALQVLRAEEAQKLVDPDRVQREAVARAESSGIVFIDEIDKIASREGGKGGGGPDVSREGVQRDILPIVEGSAVNTKYGQVKTDHMLFIAAGAFHVSKPADLIPELQGRFPIRVELEPLSGDDLVRILREPKNSLLRQYTALLATEGVRLSFTDDAVAELARIAQQANERTQNIGARRLHTVLERLLDDVSFTASEMGPRDFQVDAAYVRERLAAIVQDEDLSRYIL
- the hslV gene encoding ATP-dependent protease subunit HslV, translated to MFHGTTILCVRRDGKVVIAGDGQVSLDKTIMKNTARKVRKLGEGQVLAGFAGSTADAFTLFERFEAKLKEHQKNLARACVELGKDWRTDRFLRRLEALLIVADKEKTFILSGAGDVIEPDHGIAAVGSGGHYALAAARALQAHSPLSARDICTQAMAIAADICVYTNANVTYEEL
- a CDS encoding DUF1801 domain-containing protein, whose translation is MANRGGEVEQFMAELEHPLKAEIEAVRAAILASDASITERIKWKAPSFVHSGDDRVTFRLAPKGIFQVILHRGAKVKDAAGFAFEDGSGLVEWLAKDRGVVTLPDAKTVKAKKAALIKLVGRWMKATAT
- a CDS encoding tyrosine recombinase XerC, which produces MSTLSPLLEQFKVHLEGEKGASPHTVRNYLIDLVDYERYLVERMKLSLLAGTHAAIRGYLGTLAVDHAPSSRARRLASIKSFYKYLVRQKLLSASPAKLVKSPKLPKSLPKVLPVEEVFAILDMPDVKTVLGLRDKAILEMLYGGGLRISELCGLDLLGVERSSRIVRVMGKGSKERLVPLNAKAIRSLEAYLARRGELLAEVREGQDPDALFLNFKGGRLTARSIARHLDAYVLKLALARKVSPHAMRHSFATHLLGGGADIRSIQELLGHASLSTTQKYTHVTFEQLQEVYDSAHPRA